A genomic window from Micromonospora sp. WMMA1947 includes:
- a CDS encoding DUF1003 domain-containing protein, whose product MSDQRRGERLDQPRTPRNLRLRRIDAETFGRWAEGIARGMGTANFLVYMTLILVAWFLWNTLAPANLRFDPYTFTFLTLILSLQASYAAPLILLAQNRQADRDRIALDEDRRRATLQKADTEYLAREIAALRIAMGDVATRDFLRSELTRLGEELDEAAERRRKLERRQQEREGRRTGGGEPLDEPRDELDGDYVRDGRRDG is encoded by the coding sequence ATGAGTGATCAGCGACGGGGCGAGCGGCTGGACCAGCCGCGCACCCCGCGGAACCTGCGCCTGCGCCGGATCGACGCGGAGACCTTCGGCCGCTGGGCCGAGGGCATCGCCCGGGGCATGGGTACGGCGAACTTCCTCGTCTACATGACGCTGATCCTGGTGGCCTGGTTCCTGTGGAACACGCTGGCGCCGGCGAATCTGCGCTTCGACCCGTACACCTTCACGTTCCTGACCTTGATCTTGTCGTTGCAGGCGTCGTACGCGGCGCCGCTGATCCTGCTCGCGCAGAACCGGCAGGCGGACCGGGACCGGATCGCGCTGGACGAGGACCGGCGGCGGGCCACGCTCCAGAAGGCCGACACGGAGTACCTGGCGCGGGAGATCGCCGCGCTGCGTATCGCGATGGGTGACGTGGCGACCCGGGACTTCCTGCGCTCCGAGCTGACCCGGCTGGGTGAGGAGCTGGACGAGGCGGCCGAGCGGCGGCGGAAGCTGGAGCGGCGGCAGCAGGAGCGCGAGGGCCGCCGTACGGGCGGCGGCGAACCGCTGGACGAGCCCCGGGACGAGCTGGACGGCGACTACGTGCGGGACGGCCGGCGCGACGGCTGA
- a CDS encoding HAD family hydrolase, whose product MPGFQAVLFDFFGTLTHGVRRGAAHRATADLLGCSTEALVEVLDSSFHERASGSFGDAESTMRWVCDRLGVRPSDAEVRAAVATRHRAVRADTRLRTEAVPVLAALRRRGVRTGLVSDCTHELPAFLPQLAVAPLLDAQVFSVRLGRCKPDPALYLAACYRLGQLPADCLYVGDGDSQELTGAERAGLSAARLAAPDLADHVVLNADHGFDGPSLTSLTDVLDLLDPVPVA is encoded by the coding sequence ATGCCCGGATTCCAGGCGGTGCTGTTCGACTTCTTCGGCACCCTGACCCATGGTGTACGGCGCGGAGCCGCCCACCGCGCCACCGCCGACCTGCTCGGCTGCTCCACCGAGGCCCTGGTGGAGGTGCTGGACAGCAGCTTCCACGAACGGGCAAGCGGATCCTTCGGGGACGCCGAGTCCACCATGCGCTGGGTCTGCGACCGGCTCGGCGTGCGCCCGTCCGACGCGGAGGTCCGCGCCGCCGTCGCCACCCGGCACCGGGCCGTACGCGCCGACACCCGGCTCCGCACGGAGGCGGTACCGGTGCTGGCCGCGCTGCGCCGCCGGGGCGTGCGCACCGGGCTGGTCAGCGACTGCACGCACGAACTGCCGGCGTTCCTGCCACAGCTCGCCGTGGCGCCGCTGCTCGACGCCCAGGTCTTCTCGGTACGCCTCGGCCGCTGCAAACCGGACCCGGCGCTCTACCTGGCCGCCTGTTACCGCCTCGGCCAGCTCCCGGCCGACTGCCTCTACGTCGGTGACGGCGACAGCCAGGAACTGACCGGCGCGGAGCGGGCCGGGCTGAGCGCGGCCCGGCTTGCTGCCCCGGACCTCGCCGACCACGTGGTCCTCAACGCCGACCACGGCTTCGACGGACCGTCGTTGACCTCGCTGACGGATGTGCTCGACCTGCTCGACCCGGTCCCCGTCGCCTGA
- a CDS encoding PhzF family phenazine biosynthesis protein → MSTLGYEIVDVFTDRPFAGNPLAVVFGAEGLATEQMQALALEFNLSETVFVLPPTQVGATYRARIFTPADELPFAGHPSVGAAVTASRRGVIGAGRVTQECGAGVLPIEVTATGATLTGGTPTLGPELDPEPLLEMVGLTGPDHVGPPPRVAGCGLEFPYLPVRPDAVGRARLNTTAAQRYGVEHVSLFSWDADSQTAHARVFVPGLGVPEDPATGSAALGLGVWLVASGLLPGEGRAEYTVRQGIEINRPSTLACSVTASGGLALGATVSGQVMPVARGEITVPPFIG, encoded by the coding sequence ATGTCGACCTTGGGCTACGAGATCGTGGACGTCTTCACCGACCGCCCCTTCGCCGGCAACCCGCTGGCCGTGGTGTTCGGCGCGGAAGGGCTCGCCACCGAGCAGATGCAGGCGCTCGCGCTGGAGTTCAACCTGTCCGAGACGGTCTTCGTGCTGCCCCCGACGCAGGTGGGCGCCACCTACCGGGCCCGCATCTTCACCCCCGCCGACGAGCTGCCGTTCGCCGGGCACCCGAGCGTCGGCGCCGCGGTGACCGCGAGCCGGCGCGGCGTCATCGGTGCGGGCCGGGTCACCCAGGAGTGCGGCGCCGGCGTCCTGCCGATCGAGGTGACGGCGACCGGCGCGACGCTCACCGGCGGTACGCCCACGCTCGGCCCGGAACTCGACCCGGAGCCGCTGCTGGAGATGGTCGGCCTGACCGGCCCCGACCACGTCGGACCGCCACCGCGGGTCGCCGGGTGTGGTCTGGAGTTCCCCTACCTTCCGGTACGCCCGGACGCGGTGGGCCGGGCACGGTTGAACACGACGGCGGCGCAGCGGTACGGAGTGGAGCACGTCAGCCTCTTCTCCTGGGACGCCGATTCGCAAACCGCGCACGCCCGGGTCTTCGTGCCGGGGCTCGGCGTACCGGAGGATCCGGCGACCGGCTCGGCCGCCCTGGGGCTGGGCGTGTGGCTGGTCGCCAGCGGCCTGCTGCCCGGCGAGGGGCGTGCGGAGTACACCGTCCGGCAGGGCATAGAGATCAACCGCCCCTCCACGCTTGCCTGCTCGGTGACCGCCTCCGGCGGGCTGGCCCTGGGCGCGACGGTCTCCGGCCAGGTGATGCCGGTGGCCCGAGGCGAGATCACCGTCCCCCCGTTCATCGGCTGA
- a CDS encoding preprotein translocase subunit TatB, with product MFENLNWWEIGVLLLLALLIFGDRLPNVINDGLRMVRNLRNMARNATGDLSRELGTDIQLEDLHPKAFIRKHLLSEEDEQAIRKPLQSMYDNLRSDVTGVHDELKDVAKAADLRTPSVATSAPTPTPAPPAPRPSYDDAT from the coding sequence GTGTTCGAGAACCTGAACTGGTGGGAGATCGGCGTCCTGCTGCTCCTGGCGCTGTTGATCTTCGGGGACCGGCTGCCCAACGTGATCAACGACGGTCTCCGGATGGTCCGCAACCTGCGCAACATGGCGCGCAACGCCACCGGCGACCTGAGCCGCGAGCTGGGCACGGACATTCAGCTGGAGGATCTGCACCCCAAGGCGTTCATCCGCAAGCACCTGCTCAGCGAGGAAGACGAGCAGGCGATCCGCAAGCCGCTGCAGAGCATGTACGACAACCTGCGCTCGGACGTCACAGGCGTGCACGACGAGCTGAAGGACGTGGCGAAGGCCGCCGACCTGCGTACCCCGAGCGTCGCGACCAGCGCCCCCACCCCCACCCCCGCGCCGCCGGCCCCCCGCCCGTCCTACGACGACGCCACCTGA
- a CDS encoding CoA ester lyase, translated as MTAVGRPRRSCLAVPGSSVKMLGKAQGLPADQVFLDLEDAVAPLAKPDARKNIVAALNEGDWTGKTRVVRVNDLTTPWTYRDVIEVVEGAGANLDCIMLPKVQNAEQVHWLDLLLTQIEKTLGLEVGRIGIEAQIENAAGLVNVDAIAGASPRVETIIFGPADFMASINMKSLVVGALIPDYPGDPYHYILMRILMAARMHDKQAIDGPFLQIRDVDAFREVAKRSAALGFDGKWVLHPGQIDAANEVYSPAQADYDHAELILDAYDYYTSEAGGKLGAVMLGDEMIDEASRKMALVIAAKGRAAGMARTSSFTPPSE; from the coding sequence ATGACCGCTGTCGGTCGTCCCCGCCGATCCTGCCTGGCGGTGCCCGGCTCCAGCGTCAAAATGCTCGGCAAGGCCCAGGGCCTTCCCGCCGACCAGGTCTTCCTGGACCTGGAGGACGCGGTCGCCCCGCTGGCCAAGCCGGACGCGCGCAAGAACATCGTGGCCGCGCTCAACGAGGGCGACTGGACGGGCAAGACCCGCGTGGTCCGGGTGAACGACCTGACCACGCCGTGGACCTACCGGGACGTCATCGAGGTGGTCGAGGGCGCCGGGGCGAACCTGGACTGCATCATGCTGCCGAAGGTGCAGAACGCCGAGCAGGTGCACTGGCTGGACCTGCTGCTCACCCAGATCGAGAAGACGCTCGGCCTGGAGGTGGGCCGGATCGGCATCGAGGCGCAGATCGAGAACGCGGCCGGGCTGGTGAACGTGGACGCCATCGCCGGCGCCTCGCCCCGGGTCGAGACGATCATCTTCGGCCCGGCCGACTTCATGGCCTCGATCAACATGAAGTCGCTGGTGGTCGGCGCGCTGATCCCGGACTACCCGGGTGACCCGTACCACTACATCCTGATGCGCATCCTGATGGCCGCGCGGATGCACGACAAGCAGGCCATCGACGGTCCGTTCCTGCAGATCCGGGACGTGGACGCGTTCCGCGAGGTGGCCAAGCGCTCGGCGGCGCTGGGCTTCGACGGCAAGTGGGTGCTGCACCCCGGCCAGATCGACGCCGCCAACGAGGTCTACTCCCCGGCGCAGGCCGACTACGACCACGCCGAGCTGATCCTCGACGCGTACGACTACTACACCTCGGAGGCGGGCGGAAAGCTCGGCGCGGTGATGCTCGGCGACGAGATGATCGACGAGGCGTCCCGCAAGATGGCGCTGGTGATCGCCGCGAAGGGCCGGGCCGCCGGCATGGCCCGTACGTCCTCGTTCACCCCGCCCTCGGAGTGA
- a CDS encoding DMT family transporter — MPTVPQRPPIDALTVGALALAVASVSSSAPLVAFAAASALAVAFWRTALSAAVLGPVALIRRRAELRALTVGPARREGLYCVLAGVALAAHFATWMPSAQLTSVAAATALGATQPVWQGLIARGQGRRLPAAVWAGIGVAVLGAVLATGADFGVSGRAFAGDLLAVVGGLFAAVYTAFGERARASISTTTYTTVCYGVCAAVLLVVCLVGGVRLHGFDGPTWLAILALVAGAQLLGHSMFNYALHRVSATTVSVLILLEAPGAALIGWVWLGQLPRPLALPGLALLLAGVAVVVLGGARAGRRVTPVAAPADPTPLGDAEQTRRPGTAPD, encoded by the coding sequence GTGCCGACCGTTCCGCAACGCCCGCCGATCGACGCGCTGACTGTGGGCGCGCTCGCCCTGGCCGTCGCGTCGGTCTCGTCCTCGGCGCCGCTCGTGGCGTTCGCCGCCGCGTCGGCGCTGGCGGTGGCGTTCTGGCGTACCGCGCTGTCGGCGGCGGTCCTGGGCCCGGTCGCGTTGATCCGGCGGCGCGCCGAACTCCGCGCGCTGACCGTCGGGCCGGCCCGGCGCGAGGGGCTCTACTGCGTACTCGCCGGGGTCGCCCTGGCCGCCCACTTCGCCACCTGGATGCCGAGCGCGCAGCTCACCTCGGTGGCGGCCGCGACCGCGCTCGGTGCGACGCAGCCGGTGTGGCAGGGGTTGATCGCCCGTGGGCAGGGACGGCGGCTGCCGGCGGCGGTGTGGGCCGGCATCGGGGTGGCGGTGCTCGGCGCGGTGCTGGCCACCGGCGCCGACTTCGGCGTCTCCGGCCGGGCGTTCGCCGGTGACCTGCTCGCCGTGGTCGGCGGCCTGTTCGCGGCCGTCTACACCGCCTTCGGCGAGCGGGCCCGGGCCAGCATCAGCACCACCACCTACACCACCGTCTGCTACGGCGTCTGCGCGGCGGTCCTGCTCGTGGTGTGCCTGGTCGGCGGGGTACGCCTGCACGGCTTCGACGGCCCCACCTGGCTGGCGATCCTCGCCCTGGTGGCGGGCGCCCAACTACTCGGCCACTCGATGTTCAACTACGCCCTGCACCGGGTCTCCGCGACCACAGTCAGCGTGCTGATCCTGCTGGAGGCGCCCGGCGCGGCGTTGATCGGCTGGGTGTGGCTGGGACAGTTGCCCCGGCCGCTGGCCCTGCCGGGTCTGGCGCTGCTGCTGGCCGGCGTGGCGGTGGTGGTGCTCGGCGGTGCGCGGGCCGGTCGCCGCGTCACGCCGGTCGCCGCACCGGCCGACCCGACGCCGCTCGGCGACGCGGAACAGACGCGGCGACCCGGCACCGCGCCCGACTGA
- a CDS encoding SDR family NAD(P)-dependent oxidoreductase has product MEDLTERRIVVLTGASSGIGLAAAEELARRGDQVVLVGRDPARLRAAGERVRECCGEQPELFRADFAVLDDVRGLAERLRERYDRIDVLANNAGAIVLEPITTVDGFELSMQANHLAPFLLSNLLRDRIGRMVVTASDAHRSGVLDPDDLNSALRSYRPFRAYGTSKQANILFTAEAARRWPEVPAHAFHPGVVRTRFGNESRIVALGMRLLPFRSPEKGAETLVWLACQDPSRLTDGGYYADRKPHRSRAKAADPALAARLWTASAKAVGVDA; this is encoded by the coding sequence GTGGAAGATCTCACTGAGCGTCGGATCGTGGTGCTGACCGGGGCGAGCTCCGGCATCGGCCTGGCCGCCGCGGAGGAGCTGGCGCGCCGCGGCGACCAGGTGGTGCTGGTCGGCCGCGACCCGGCCCGGCTGCGCGCCGCGGGCGAGCGGGTCCGCGAGTGCTGCGGCGAGCAGCCGGAGCTGTTCCGCGCCGACTTCGCGGTGCTCGACGACGTGCGCGGGCTCGCCGAGCGGCTGCGCGAGCGGTACGACCGGATCGACGTGCTCGCCAACAACGCGGGCGCGATCGTGCTGGAACCGATCACCACGGTCGACGGTTTCGAGCTGAGCATGCAGGCCAACCACCTCGCCCCGTTCCTGCTCAGCAACCTGCTGCGAGACCGGATCGGGCGGATGGTGGTCACCGCCTCGGACGCCCACCGCAGCGGCGTGCTCGACCCGGACGACCTCAACTCCGCGCTGCGCTCGTACCGGCCGTTCCGCGCGTACGGCACCAGCAAGCAGGCGAACATCCTGTTCACCGCCGAGGCGGCCCGGCGCTGGCCGGAGGTGCCGGCGCACGCCTTCCATCCCGGCGTGGTGCGGACCCGCTTCGGCAACGAGAGCCGGATCGTGGCGCTCGGCATGCGGCTGCTGCCGTTCCGCAGCCCGGAGAAGGGCGCGGAGACGCTGGTGTGGCTGGCCTGCCAGGATCCGTCCCGGCTGACCGACGGCGGCTACTACGCGGACCGCAAGCCGCACCGGTCCCGGGCCAAGGCGGCCGACCCGGCGCTGGCCGCCCGGCTCTGGACGGCCAGCGCGAAGGCCGTCGGCGTCGACGCCTGA
- a CDS encoding Mrp/NBP35 family ATP-binding protein: MSAPVSTVSDAIQAALATVNDPEIRRPITELGMVQSAERGEDGVVRVELLLTVAGCPLKDKLRSDITAAVGAVPGVSGVEIIFGVMSPEQRQELQSKLRGGGATAEPVIPFAQPGSRTRVYAVASGKGGVGKSSVTVNLAAALASRGLSVGVVDADIYGHSVPRMLGADGAPTRVEDMIMPPQSHGVKVISIGMFTPGNAAVVWRGPMLHRALQQFLADVYWGDLDVLLLDLPPGTGDIAISVAQLLPNAEILVVTTPQAAAAEVAERAGAISLQTHQRVVGVIENMSWLEMPDGSRMEVFGSGGGAAVAESLTRTIGAQVPVLGQIPLDTRVREGGDAGQPIVLAQPDAPAAKALFQVADRLAVRRESLLGKPLGLKPAGR, translated from the coding sequence ATGTCAGCACCCGTCAGCACCGTCTCCGACGCGATCCAGGCCGCCCTGGCCACCGTCAACGACCCGGAGATCCGCCGGCCGATCACCGAACTCGGCATGGTCCAGTCCGCCGAGCGCGGCGAGGACGGCGTGGTCCGGGTGGAGCTGCTGCTCACCGTGGCCGGCTGCCCGCTGAAGGACAAGCTGCGCAGTGACATCACCGCCGCCGTCGGCGCGGTACCGGGCGTGAGCGGCGTCGAGATCATCTTCGGTGTGATGAGCCCGGAGCAGCGCCAGGAACTGCAGTCGAAGCTGCGCGGTGGCGGCGCCACCGCCGAGCCGGTGATCCCGTTCGCCCAGCCGGGCTCGCGGACCCGCGTCTACGCGGTCGCCAGCGGCAAGGGCGGTGTCGGCAAGTCCAGCGTCACCGTCAACCTGGCCGCCGCGCTGGCGTCCCGGGGCCTGTCGGTGGGTGTGGTGGACGCGGACATCTACGGCCACTCGGTGCCCCGGATGCTCGGCGCGGACGGCGCGCCGACCCGCGTCGAGGACATGATCATGCCGCCGCAGTCGCACGGCGTGAAGGTCATCTCGATCGGCATGTTCACGCCCGGCAACGCCGCCGTGGTCTGGCGCGGCCCGATGCTGCACCGGGCGCTTCAGCAGTTCCTCGCCGACGTCTACTGGGGTGACCTGGACGTCCTCCTGCTCGACCTGCCGCCGGGCACCGGCGACATCGCGATCTCGGTGGCCCAGTTGCTGCCGAACGCGGAGATCCTGGTCGTCACCACCCCGCAGGCGGCCGCCGCCGAGGTGGCCGAGCGAGCCGGTGCGATCTCGCTGCAGACCCACCAGCGGGTGGTCGGCGTGATCGAGAACATGTCCTGGCTGGAGATGCCGGACGGCTCCCGGATGGAGGTCTTCGGGTCCGGTGGCGGCGCGGCGGTGGCCGAGTCGCTGACCCGCACGATCGGCGCGCAGGTGCCGGTGCTGGGGCAGATCCCGCTGGACACCCGGGTCCGCGAGGGTGGCGACGCCGGCCAGCCGATCGTGCTGGCGCAGCCGGACGCCCCGGCCGCGAAGGCCCTGTTCCAGGTCGCCGACCGCCTCGCGGTGCGCCGCGAGTCCCTGCTCGGCAAGCCCCTGGGCCTCAAGCCGGCCGGCCGCTGA
- a CDS encoding APC family permease gives MGADRDDAAETGTVVTPSAEFPPLGDEERAALGRIGERWHGPRRADDLPVDPTLGRHDHHPAPTRFGRLAPIDMFTVAQPDELVATGAADLPGDRTGRSVARVRRALLGPPLSSASVLYERMRKLVALPVLSSDLLSSVAYGPEAMLAVLVLAGSAALGLALPLAALLVVLMVAVGLSYRQTIPAYPHGAGSYIVAGDNLGRTPGLAAAAGLMLDYVLTVSVSIAAGVHAVTSALPGLDRWAVPLGVLVIAMLLAGNLRGVRTAGNIFVLPTYAFVVVLVAVLAVGYAKAASRGFAPLPPPSVPAAEGLGLLLVLRAFSSGAVSMTGIEAVSNAVPAFRPTEWRNARTTLGWMVAMLVTLFAGLVGLIHLDGLVPRADETLLSQLGRVTFPSGPWYAILQATTALILLLAANTAFNDFPRLLFFMARDGHAPRRFLHMGDRLAFSNGLVALALTAAVVFVAFGGHTERLIPLYAVGVFLAFTLSQTGMVVHWRRRRGPGWRRRLAVNAVGAALSGLVLLTAAVAKFTEGAWVVVLAVPLLVLLFRRIHRHYDRLHRALALHPPPSAPPAECDELPQQVRHLVVVPVARLNRASLRALAYATSLGRPTLAVHLAPEEAEADRFREQWQAWGDHLKLETIVSPYRSVIGPLAHYLEALHAANPDLTLTVIVPEVVLRRRRYRLLHSRAEQRLRAALRALPGVVVTSVPVHVS, from the coding sequence GTGGGGGCGGACCGGGACGACGCGGCGGAGACGGGCACCGTCGTCACGCCCTCGGCCGAGTTCCCGCCGCTCGGCGACGAGGAACGCGCGGCGCTCGGCCGGATCGGCGAGCGCTGGCACGGCCCGCGCCGCGCCGACGACCTGCCGGTCGACCCGACGCTCGGGCGGCACGACCATCACCCGGCGCCGACCCGCTTCGGGCGGCTGGCGCCGATCGACATGTTCACCGTGGCGCAGCCGGACGAACTGGTCGCCACCGGCGCGGCCGACCTGCCCGGCGACCGGACCGGCCGGTCGGTCGCCCGGGTACGCCGGGCGCTGCTCGGGCCGCCGCTGTCCAGCGCGTCGGTGCTGTACGAGCGGATGCGCAAACTGGTCGCGCTGCCGGTGCTCTCCTCCGACCTGCTCAGTTCCGTGGCGTACGGGCCGGAGGCGATGCTCGCGGTGCTGGTGCTGGCCGGGAGCGCCGCGCTCGGTCTGGCCCTGCCGCTCGCCGCCCTGCTGGTGGTGCTGATGGTCGCTGTCGGCCTGTCCTACCGGCAGACCATCCCGGCCTATCCGCACGGCGCCGGCTCGTACATCGTCGCGGGGGACAACCTCGGGCGTACGCCGGGACTGGCCGCCGCAGCCGGGCTGATGCTCGACTACGTGCTGACCGTGTCGGTGTCGATCGCGGCCGGGGTGCACGCGGTCACCTCGGCGCTACCCGGGCTCGACCGGTGGGCGGTGCCGCTCGGCGTGCTGGTGATCGCCATGCTGCTGGCCGGGAACCTGCGCGGCGTACGCACCGCCGGGAACATCTTCGTGCTGCCCACGTACGCGTTCGTGGTGGTGCTGGTTGCGGTGCTGGCGGTGGGGTACGCGAAGGCCGCCTCGCGGGGTTTCGCGCCGCTGCCGCCGCCCTCGGTGCCCGCCGCCGAGGGCCTGGGCCTGCTGCTGGTGCTGCGGGCGTTCTCCTCCGGCGCGGTGTCGATGACCGGCATCGAGGCGGTCTCCAACGCCGTGCCGGCGTTCCGCCCGACCGAGTGGCGCAACGCCCGGACCACGCTCGGCTGGATGGTCGCCATGCTGGTGACGCTGTTCGCCGGCCTGGTCGGGCTGATCCACCTCGACGGCCTGGTGCCCCGGGCGGACGAGACGCTGCTGTCCCAGCTCGGCCGGGTCACGTTCCCGAGCGGGCCCTGGTACGCGATCCTCCAGGCCACCACCGCGCTGATCCTGCTACTCGCCGCGAACACGGCGTTCAACGACTTCCCCCGGCTGCTGTTCTTCATGGCCCGGGACGGGCACGCGCCACGCCGGTTCCTGCACATGGGCGACCGGCTGGCGTTCAGCAACGGACTGGTGGCGCTGGCGCTGACCGCAGCGGTCGTGTTCGTCGCGTTCGGCGGGCACACCGAGCGGCTGATCCCGCTCTACGCGGTCGGTGTGTTCCTCGCGTTCACGCTGTCCCAGACCGGGATGGTGGTGCACTGGCGGCGCCGCCGGGGGCCGGGATGGCGCCGCCGGCTCGCGGTCAACGCGGTCGGCGCGGCGCTGTCCGGGCTGGTGCTGCTGACCGCGGCGGTCGCCAAGTTCACCGAGGGCGCCTGGGTGGTGGTGCTCGCCGTGCCGCTGCTGGTGCTGCTGTTCCGCCGGATCCACAGGCACTACGACCGGCTGCACCGCGCGCTGGCGCTGCACCCGCCGCCGTCCGCGCCGCCCGCCGAGTGCGATGAACTGCCCCAGCAGGTACGCCACCTGGTGGTCGTGCCGGTGGCCCGGCTGAACCGGGCGTCGCTGCGCGCGCTGGCGTACGCGACCTCACTCGGGCGGCCCACGCTCGCCGTGCACCTCGCCCCGGAGGAGGCCGAGGCGGACCGGTTCCGGGAACAGTGGCAGGCCTGGGGCGACCACCTGAAGCTGGAAACGATCGTGTCGCCGTACCGGTCGGTGATCGGGCCGCTGGCGCACTACCTGGAGGCGCTGCACGCCGCGAACCCGGACCTGACGCTCACCGTGATCGTGCCGGAGGTGGTGCTGCGCCGACGTCGGTACCGGCTGCTGCACAGCCGCGCCGAGCAGCGGCTCCGGGCGGCGTTGCGCGCGCTGCCCGGCGTGGTGGTGACGAGCGTCCCGGTGCACGTGTCGTGA
- a CDS encoding CBS domain-containing protein: MSTPNRVYLARLAGVAVFDPNGDQVGRVRDAVARMRATQRPPEVVGLVAEMPMRRRIFLSINRITSIDPDGVVLGSGTLNLRRFEKRPNELLVLQELLDRRVQLDSGQAGSVVDVAMECSRGGEWALSRVAVREQTGRLTRRGHLHQVDWDRVHGLGAVGDNRGTANLLAVLEDMRPADLANALQDLPDARRNEVAAALDDERLADVLSELPERDQVEILAALDRQRAADVLEEMEPDDAADLLNELPPPEQDVLLDLMEPDEADPVRQLLRYASGTAGSVMTSEPVILPPDATVAEALARIREPQLSPAVAAQVFVTRAPLTTPTGRYLGMVHFQRLLREPPADLLGGIVVNDIDPLRTSTPLPEITRRMATYDMVGMPVVDRNNRLVGAVTVDDVLDHSLPRDWRDRDAASPSSATHDGILDGDDE, translated from the coding sequence GTGAGCACGCCGAACCGGGTCTACCTCGCTCGACTCGCCGGAGTCGCCGTTTTCGACCCGAACGGCGACCAGGTCGGCCGTGTCCGGGACGCGGTGGCCCGGATGCGCGCGACCCAGCGACCGCCGGAGGTGGTCGGACTGGTCGCCGAGATGCCGATGCGGCGCCGCATCTTCCTGTCCATCAACCGGATCACCTCCATCGATCCGGACGGAGTGGTGCTCGGCAGCGGCACGCTCAACCTGCGCCGCTTCGAAAAGCGCCCGAACGAGCTGCTGGTGCTGCAGGAACTGCTCGACCGCCGGGTCCAGCTCGACAGCGGGCAGGCCGGCTCGGTCGTGGACGTGGCGATGGAGTGCAGCCGCGGCGGCGAGTGGGCGCTGAGCCGGGTCGCCGTCCGCGAGCAGACCGGCCGGCTCACCCGCCGCGGCCATCTCCACCAGGTCGACTGGGACCGGGTCCACGGCCTGGGCGCGGTCGGTGACAACCGCGGTACGGCGAACCTGCTCGCCGTCCTGGAGGACATGCGCCCGGCCGACCTGGCGAACGCCCTCCAGGACCTGCCGGACGCCCGGCGCAACGAGGTGGCCGCCGCGCTCGACGACGAACGCCTCGCCGACGTGCTGAGCGAGCTGCCCGAACGCGACCAGGTGGAGATCCTCGCCGCGCTGGACCGGCAACGCGCCGCCGACGTCCTGGAGGAGATGGAGCCGGACGACGCGGCCGACCTGCTCAACGAACTGCCCCCACCGGAGCAGGACGTGCTGCTGGACCTGATGGAACCGGACGAGGCCGACCCGGTACGCCAACTGCTGCGCTACGCCTCCGGCACCGCCGGCAGCGTGATGACCTCGGAGCCGGTGATCCTGCCGCCGGACGCCACGGTGGCCGAGGCGCTGGCCCGGATCCGGGAGCCGCAGCTGTCGCCCGCGGTGGCCGCCCAGGTCTTCGTGACCCGCGCCCCACTGACCACGCCCACCGGCCGCTACCTGGGTATGGTGCATTTCCAGCGGTTGCTCCGGGAACCTCCGGCCGATCTGCTCGGCGGCATCGTGGTCAACGACATCGACCCGTTGCGGACGTCGACGCCGCTGCCCGAGATCACCCGCCGGATGGCGACGTACGACATGGTCGGCATGCCGGTGGTGGACCGGAACAACCGCCTGGTCGGCGCGGTGACAGTGGACGACGTACTCGACCACTCCCTGCCGCGGGACTGGCGGGACCGGGACGCGGCATCCCCCTCGTCCGCCACCCACGACGGCATCCTGGACGGCGACGATGAGTGA
- a CDS encoding DUF4190 domain-containing protein, whose product MTYPPPSGGWQDPLAAGQQSSPPADPMTPMAGNPIPTQPTSADPYASPDPYAGMKSADPYAAAGYPPGAYPQPGGYPSPAGYPGYGYAPGPKQNGLAIGAMIVSIIGALGLCGYGLGGYIGLVGAILGHVSRKQIRERGEGGEGFATAGIIVGWISTALAVLATAAFVILIIWAANQDSSGYGSTNY is encoded by the coding sequence ATGACCTATCCCCCACCGTCCGGTGGCTGGCAGGACCCGTTGGCGGCCGGACAGCAGTCGAGCCCGCCGGCCGACCCGATGACGCCGATGGCCGGCAACCCCATCCCGACCCAGCCCACCTCGGCGGACCCGTACGCGTCTCCCGACCCGTACGCCGGCATGAAGTCCGCCGACCCGTACGCGGCGGCCGGTTACCCGCCGGGCGCCTATCCGCAGCCCGGCGGGTACCCGTCCCCGGCTGGTTACCCCGGATACGGGTACGCGCCCGGACCGAAGCAGAACGGCCTGGCCATCGGCGCGATGATCGTCTCGATCATCGGGGCGCTCGGCCTCTGCGGTTACGGCCTCGGCGGCTACATCGGCCTGGTGGGCGCGATCCTCGGCCACGTGTCCCGTAAGCAGATCAGGGAACGCGGCGAGGGCGGCGAGGGATTCGCCACCGCGGGCATCATCGTCGGCTGGATCTCCACCGCGCTGGCCGTGCTGGCCACCGCCGCCTTCGTGATCCTCATCATCTGGGCGGCCAACCAGGACTCGTCCGGCTACGGCAGCACGAACTACTGA